A segment of the Deltaproteobacteria bacterium genome:
TGATTTCAATTCGCAACTGTACTAAAGCACATTTTACGTCGCCACGGCACTTTCTAATCGTCTCCCAGATCGTTTCTTTTTCACTGTCTGTTAATGAATATTTTTCTATTACGATTGCATCAACTTCGCAATTTTTCAAATAATGACAAGCCCATAGCCGATGGCCGCCATCCAGAATGGTATAATCATTGTATAGCAGTAAAGGTTTTCTCCAAATTCCCTTGTCAGCTATTGTTGCGATTCTATTGATGTGATATTTTTTCTGTAAAACAATGGATGTATCTTCATCTACTGATTCCCATTCGGTCTGGAGTTCTCTAAAACAACCCTGAAATGACCTGAACTCCCATTCTTTGTTCATGATTGCTTCATCGATATCAGCAAAACCGAACTCGACAGGAGTGGACTTGCCTTTATGGACTGCGTTATAAGGCACCAGTTGTAACTTAGCAATTGGAATCTTCATTCAAGCTCTCATCTTGGCATGTTCGCGTCGTATACCGAACTCCCATGGCAGGACTTTACCGACAAGTCATAAGTTTTACAAGGTATACCCTACAAACAGATACTTATCGGATTTCTTGGAAAACGTGTATTATGGACGGAGACGTGTATTTAGTAACGCCTCTACCTTAATTTTAGTATCCCAGCCTTCTTGCACTATTAAGAGCCCAGTTTTTCTCTTCCCCTGAATAATCAGATCTAACATATGCATCGTATGCCATTCTGAAATACCTCCCTGCCGTGTCAAGCTGGCCCTTCTCCCCGTAAACATTGCCGATGTTCGCCATGATACCGGCATAACCGGCGGTATTCTGTAACCCGAGCTTGTCATAAATGGATTGGGAGTTCAGGAAGTATTCCAGCGCACGGTCAAGCTGGCCCTTGCTCACGTAAATATTGCCGATGTTCATCATGAGGCGGGTATAACCGGACGATTTGGTATCATTACGGCCCTTAAAAATTCTCTCAGCTTTTTCAAGATATCCGAGGGCCTCGCTAAAGAGGTTAAATGTAATACCCGTAGTAAAACCTGCGGTTATCAATGCATCGGTATAGTTCGGGTCAATATCGAGTGCCTTCTTGAAATTGTTAAGCGCCTCTTTGGGGTCGGTATCCTCAACCTCTAAGCCTTTTGCATACCATTCATAGGCGCTTAATTTTAATTTGGGTTTCTCCGCTATCTTCTTCCTGTCTTGTTTGATAAACTTTACAGGTATAATGTCGGCTATGGTGATTTTTTCTGTCTCACCCATTAAGGTAAATACCACCTTATCCTGTAGGTCAAAGATCCCATTTAGGGTGCCGTCTATCTTGGTGGAGCTTTCTACCTTGCCCGTCTCTACATTGACAAGCCTTGCATGGACCCTTATGCGGGAATCTGATACGAGATAGCTTCCCGTGAAGATAACGTTAGCACCTGTGAGCTTGCCGAGTTTAATCATCCTGTCTTCTTCTGCAAGACCTGAGAAGATAAACTTCATCTCTTCAAGTATCTTCTTCCTGTCTTGATTCGAGACAACACTGATATTTTGAATACGCGTGAGGTCGGATATGACGGTATCTGTCATGCCTGCCGATATCCAGGAGTATTCCTTATCTCCTGTGTTCTCAAAAGGGTGTACCAGTATGTTCATTTGTTTTGCTGGGCATGGGGTGGTGAATAAAAAGAATAAGAGGGAAAAGGTAAATGGTATTAAGAAAAACAGCTTTTTCATCGTACCCCCTTTATTTTGTGATATATTTTTTACATTGACCAAAAAGCAGTGCAATTCAAGGGGAAATTACCCGAAATCAAGGGACGAAATCAAGGGCGAAATCAAGGGACACCATACTAGTTTTTTTGCTTTTTGG
Coding sequences within it:
- a CDS encoding ParB N-terminal domain-containing protein, which codes for MKIPIAKLQLVPYNAVHKGKSTPVEFGFADIDEAIMNKEWEFRSFQGCFRELQTEWESVDEDTSIVLQKKYHINRIATIADKGIWRKPLLLYNDYTILDGGHRLWACHYLKNCEVDAIVIEKYSLTDSEKETIWETIRKCRGDVKCALVQLRIEIIRE
- a CDS encoding tetratricopeptide repeat protein; amino-acid sequence: MKKLFFLIPFTFSLLFFLFTTPCPAKQMNILVHPFENTGDKEYSWISAGMTDTVISDLTRIQNISVVSNQDRKKILEEMKFIFSGLAEEDRMIKLGKLTGANVIFTGSYLVSDSRIRVHARLVNVETGKVESSTKIDGTLNGIFDLQDKVVFTLMGETEKITIADIIPVKFIKQDRKKIAEKPKLKLSAYEWYAKGLEVEDTDPKEALNNFKKALDIDPNYTDALITAGFTTGITFNLFSEALGYLEKAERIFKGRNDTKSSGYTRLMMNIGNIYVSKGQLDRALEYFLNSQSIYDKLGLQNTAGYAGIMANIGNVYGEKGQLDTAGRYFRMAYDAYVRSDYSGEEKNWALNSARRLGY